One window of the Caminibacter pacificus genome contains the following:
- a CDS encoding AI-2E family transporter — MNFFTFLTLIIGYFVYLTYRPYLLDIAIASLMAIAFSKIEIKLSEKIKNRYLLASFITLVFALLIFGPLLYFIIVAGKFITHINIEDIKIVILKAQNLLTYLPNEIAGYIKNWLTDDNIQKIYQSIMPIVGTLTAKSAVFIKDAFLIVVFFFFAILYGKDILLYVKKVIPLEDDKLEKLYFTTSEVMSVVFYSTVFTALLEGALFGFIVSLYGLNFFFFAVMYAFASLIPVVGGLIMWAPVSLYFYANGNIQAAIVIIVYSIVIISIIADTFIKPLIIAWVKKFFGNDIEFNSLLIFFAIVAGLSSFGLWGIIIGPAITALFISVLKYYEKI; from the coding sequence ATGAACTTTTTTACATTTTTGACGCTTATTATCGGATATTTCGTATATTTGACATATAGGCCGTATCTTTTGGATATAGCTATCGCATCACTTATGGCGATTGCATTTAGTAAAATAGAGATAAAATTGTCCGAAAAAATCAAAAACAGATATCTTTTAGCTTCTTTTATCACTCTTGTTTTTGCTCTTTTGATTTTCGGACCTCTTTTATATTTCATAATCGTAGCGGGTAAATTTATTACTCATATTAATATCGAAGATATTAAAATAGTTATTTTAAAAGCTCAAAATCTTTTGACATATTTGCCAAACGAAATAGCCGGATATATAAAAAATTGGCTAACAGACGACAATATCCAAAAAATTTATCAATCTATTATGCCTATAGTGGGAACTTTGACCGCTAAAAGTGCCGTTTTTATAAAAGATGCGTTTTTGATAGTGGTATTTTTCTTTTTTGCGATTCTTTACGGCAAAGATATATTGTTATATGTTAAAAAAGTTATTCCTTTGGAAGATGATAAACTTGAAAAGTTGTATTTCACTACAAGTGAGGTGATGAGTGTCGTTTTTTATTCTACCGTATTTACGGCACTACTTGAGGGGGCGCTTTTTGGCTTTATCGTCAGTTTGTACGGACTTAACTTCTTCTTTTTTGCCGTAATGTACGCTTTTGCTTCTTTAATTCCGGTAGTCGGCGGACTTATTATGTGGGCTCCTGTTAGTCTTTATTTTTATGCAAACGGCAATATTCAAGCGGCAATTGTTATTATCGTCTATTCTATCGTCATAATTTCGATTATAGCCGATACGTTTATTAAGCCGCTTATTATCGCTTGGGTTAAGAAGTTTTTCGGAAACGATATCGAGTTTAATTCTCTTCTTATTTTCTTCGCAATAGTTGCCGGACTTTCATCTTTCGGGTTATGGGGAATCATTATCGGTCCCGCAATTACCGCACTTTTTATCTCCGTTTTAAAATATTATGAAAAGATATAA
- a CDS encoding WD40 repeat domain-containing protein has translation MIKFKNLKVPVSRFFIKDNFLYVVDEINRVLIFDMGLSFFKGFRLKFEKNSPKENGVKFSNKGKFLAVTSKNRVGVWNIEEKKHLETFEFKHDILAVSFLNEEYLACGGIDGEIYLINLEILKRVAKLPKHKDFITDIVFVDEDYICAGGYDKAVIFSNLSSFNSKKRFLHIKPVKKIEKKENLISADEISDIVKWDEYKHTSIDRVDFYRKFSDFWIDGEFLVILSKNKVMIYDLKNEVILNDKFLEFENMEKVVIYSNKMIISTTNGELYYKDLFEEEKELLDAILKEDFKKAYDLIDKNPFLKRSEGFKRLIKYEELLIKKAILLFEKSEIEAVKVLQPLLKVPNKREEIEKLIKHYKNLAKFKNAVLKGNYALAYELANMYEELKKTKYYKILELRWQKTYEKAYQSVINGEFEKAKELLEPFMAVTQKLPLIELLLKKAEILKIFKEKIAKKDFKGVYALLKEHPELKESVEYQKLMTYAENLYKFALKFLEKEEFQKAKKAAMILKDIEEYEDKAIEILNMLEVIFKFLALIADNKIDEALKLAEMYEFLRKLKSYKEIQEKFRQTLKQAEKEMLENKTKALDLLGEYKNMKMKLPRIQSMIKEMQ, from the coding sequence ATGATAAAATTTAAAAATCTAAAAGTACCCGTTAGTAGATTTTTTATAAAAGATAATTTTTTATATGTAGTGGATGAAATTAATAGAGTTTTGATTTTTGATATGGGGCTTTCGTTTTTTAAAGGTTTTAGGCTCAAATTCGAAAAAAACTCTCCTAAAGAAAACGGCGTTAAGTTTTCAAATAAAGGCAAATTTTTAGCCGTCACTTCAAAAAACAGAGTCGGTGTATGGAATATAGAAGAAAAAAAACATCTTGAAACTTTCGAATTCAAACACGATATTTTGGCGGTGTCGTTTTTAAATGAAGAGTATTTGGCTTGCGGCGGGATTGACGGAGAGATATATCTGATAAATTTGGAAATTTTAAAAAGAGTAGCCAAACTCCCGAAACATAAAGATTTTATAACGGATATCGTTTTTGTAGATGAAGATTATATTTGTGCGGGAGGATATGATAAGGCGGTGATTTTTTCCAATCTTTCGAGTTTTAATTCTAAAAAGCGTTTTTTGCATATTAAACCCGTAAAAAAAATAGAAAAAAAAGAAAACCTTATTTCGGCAGATGAAATCAGCGATATTGTCAAATGGGACGAATACAAACACACCTCAATCGACAGAGTCGATTTTTATAGAAAATTCAGTGATTTTTGGATTGACGGGGAATTTTTGGTGATTTTATCGAAAAACAAGGTTATGATTTATGATTTGAAAAACGAAGTAATTTTGAACGATAAATTTTTAGAATTCGAAAATATGGAAAAAGTCGTTATTTATTCGAATAAAATGATAATCTCGACCACAAACGGAGAGCTTTATTATAAAGACCTTTTCGAAGAAGAAAAAGAGCTTTTGGATGCGATTTTGAAAGAAGATTTTAAAAAAGCATACGATTTGATAGATAAAAATCCGTTTTTAAAAAGAAGCGAAGGTTTTAAAAGGCTTATTAAATATGAAGAGCTTTTGATAAAAAAGGCGATTTTACTTTTTGAAAAAAGCGAAATAGAAGCCGTAAAAGTGTTACAGCCTCTTTTGAAAGTACCTAATAAAAGAGAAGAAATTGAAAAATTAATAAAGCATTATAAAAACTTGGCTAAATTTAAAAACGCGGTTCTTAAAGGAAATTATGCCCTTGCATACGAACTTGCGAATATGTATGAAGAGCTTAAAAAAACGAAATATTATAAGATTTTGGAACTAAGATGGCAAAAAACATACGAAAAAGCATATCAGTCGGTAATAAACGGAGAATTCGAAAAAGCAAAAGAGCTTTTGGAGCCGTTTATGGCGGTGACTCAGAAACTTCCTTTAATCGAGCTTTTATTAAAGAAAGCGGAGATTTTAAAAATTTTTAAAGAAAAAATCGCAAAAAAAGATTTTAAAGGTGTTTATGCTCTTTTGAAAGAGCACCCGGAACTTAAAGAAAGCGTGGAATATCAAAAACTTATGACGTATGCCGAAAATTTATATAAATTCGCGCTTAAATTTTTAGAAAAAGAAGAGTTTCAAAAGGCAAAAAAAGCGGCGATGATTTTAAAAGATATAGAAGAATACGAGGATAAAGCGATAGAAATATTAAATATGCTCGAGGTTATTTTTAAGTTTTTGGCACTAATTGCCGATAACAAAATAGACGAAGCTTTAAAACTTGCGGAGATGTATGAATTTCTAAGAAAGCTAAAAAGCTATAAAGAGATTCAAGAAAAATTCAGACAAACTCTAAAACAGGCCGAAAAAGAGATGTTGGAAAATAAAACAAAAGCTCTTGATTTGCTTGGTGAATATAAAAATATGAAAATGAAGCTGCCGAGAATTCAATCGATGATAAAGGAAATGCAATGA
- a CDS encoding ABC1 kinase family protein — protein sequence MFKNSLYELKRTKEIIFVLAKYGFGDIIESLGIPVPFKETPKLSRSERIRKAIEELGPTFIKLAQLLSLRPDLVPLDLAKEFEKLQDSVTPLPFEEMKRVLEDEFEKPYTEIFEEDFELLASASIGQVYKARLKTGEIVAVKILKPDIEEKIYADIAILQRLAKLLRDRFLIYGVDLEKIVEEFAKSIKKELDFNIEALNLKRFANNFRNNSDIKVPKLYEKYSSKRVLTMEFIEGIKISDIDALKKAGYDLKEITKKGFDLICEQIFIHRFFHADPHPGNLMVSNGKIVFLDFGIMGRLSDEDRQYFVEMIYYVIKQQEEKAALYVLKLSKVQGEIDISSFKKEMADIISSYFYSSLKQVELRALIEDMLKVMQRYKIYFKEDNYLLAKALVTMEGIGKKLYPEFNAAEEIKPFIIKIYKQTISPFNILKRSHEINKAVMEFITQAPSDLNEIIGKLKRGELKVEFEHVGLEEFEEAIEKSFNRLSTSIIIASLLIGSSMLLSSHIPPLFKNISLFGIIGFIFASILGVILIFTVLRKK from the coding sequence ATGTTCAAAAATAGCCTCTATGAGCTAAAGAGGACAAAAGAGATTATTTTTGTCCTTGCCAAATACGGATTCGGGGATATTATCGAATCTTTGGGAATTCCCGTTCCTTTTAAAGAAACTCCGAAACTCTCGCGAAGCGAAAGAATAAGAAAAGCTATCGAAGAGTTGGGTCCTACGTTTATCAAACTCGCGCAACTTCTATCTTTAAGACCCGATTTGGTACCTCTTGATTTGGCAAAGGAGTTTGAGAAGCTACAAGATAGCGTAACACCTTTGCCTTTTGAAGAGATGAAAAGAGTGCTTGAGGATGAATTCGAAAAACCTTATACTGAAATTTTCGAAGAAGACTTCGAGCTTTTGGCTTCGGCGTCTATAGGACAGGTCTATAAAGCGAGACTAAAAACCGGAGAAATCGTAGCCGTTAAGATTTTAAAACCCGATATCGAAGAGAAGATTTATGCTGATATTGCAATACTACAAAGGCTTGCAAAACTTTTGAGAGACAGATTTTTAATCTACGGCGTCGATTTGGAAAAAATAGTCGAAGAGTTTGCAAAATCGATAAAAAAAGAGCTTGACTTTAATATCGAAGCACTAAATTTAAAAAGATTTGCAAATAATTTCAGAAACAATTCCGATATAAAAGTACCTAAACTTTACGAAAAATACTCTTCCAAACGTGTTTTGACTATGGAGTTTATCGAGGGTATAAAAATCTCGGATATCGACGCGCTAAAAAAAGCGGGTTACGATTTAAAAGAGATAACTAAAAAAGGATTCGATTTAATTTGCGAGCAGATATTTATTCATAGATTTTTTCATGCCGACCCTCATCCCGGAAATTTGATGGTGAGTAATGGAAAAATAGTCTTTTTGGATTTCGGGATAATGGGCAGATTAAGCGATGAAGACAGGCAATATTTTGTAGAAATGATATATTACGTAATAAAACAACAAGAAGAAAAAGCGGCTCTTTATGTTTTAAAACTATCAAAAGTCCAAGGAGAAATCGATATCTCATCTTTTAAAAAAGAGATGGCGGATATTATAAGCAGCTATTTTTACTCTTCGCTCAAACAAGTCGAATTAAGAGCGCTTATTGAAGATATGTTAAAAGTAATGCAGAGATATAAAATATATTTCAAAGAAGATAACTATTTGCTTGCAAAAGCGTTGGTGACGATGGAGGGAATAGGCAAAAAACTATATCCCGAGTTCAACGCCGCAGAAGAGATAAAACCTTTTATCATAAAAATCTACAAACAAACCATTTCTCCTTTTAATATCCTAAAACGTTCCCATGAGATAAATAAAGCGGTTATGGAGTTTATAACTCAAGCGCCGAGTGATTTGAACGAGATAATAGGCAAGCTAAAAAGAGGTGAACTCAAAGTCGAATTCGAGCACGTAGGTCTTGAAGAGTTTGAAGAAGCTATAGAAAAGTCATTTAACAGATTATCCACTTCCATAATCATAGCTTCTCTTCTTATAGGCTCGTCGATGCTTTTAAGCTCTCATATTCCGCCTTTATTTAAAAATATTTCATTATTCGGAATAATCGGATTTATTTTTGCTTCTATTTTGGGAGTGATTTTAATCTTTACGGTTTTAAGGAAGAAGTGA
- the panB gene encoding 3-methyl-2-oxobutanoate hydroxymethyltransferase → MKNTLKKLYKKEKLTMITAYDALFAKIFDDIADIILVGDSLNMSFYGASDTLSATLEQMIYHTKAVCNGAKKAYIVCDMPFGTYPDSKTALENAIRVYKETCADAVKIEGGAEKAEIIKTLSDNAIAVVGHIGLMPQFSRSEGGYIVKGKDENSRKKLLEDAKAVEEAGAVLLVIEGVKEDVAREITKSVNIPTIGIGAGRYTTGQVLVWSDMLGFFEDFKPKFVRRYLNGAELVREAVKKYVQDVETGKFPGEEEIY, encoded by the coding sequence ATGAAAAACACACTTAAAAAACTTTATAAAAAAGAAAAACTTACGATGATTACCGCTTATGACGCGCTTTTTGCAAAAATTTTTGACGATATCGCTGATATTATCTTGGTGGGCGATAGTTTGAATATGAGTTTTTACGGAGCGAGCGATACGCTAAGCGCTACGCTTGAGCAGATGATTTATCACACGAAAGCCGTATGTAACGGAGCAAAAAAAGCCTATATCGTTTGCGATATGCCGTTTGGGACATATCCTGATAGCAAAACGGCGCTTGAAAATGCTATTAGAGTATATAAAGAGACATGTGCCGATGCCGTAAAAATCGAAGGCGGAGCGGAAAAAGCCGAAATTATCAAAACGCTTAGCGATAACGCTATTGCGGTAGTCGGGCATATAGGACTTATGCCGCAGTTTAGTAGAAGCGAGGGCGGATATATCGTAAAAGGAAAAGACGAAAACTCAAGAAAAAAACTTCTTGAAGACGCAAAAGCCGTAGAAGAAGCCGGGGCCGTGCTTTTGGTAATAGAGGGCGTAAAAGAAGACGTGGCTCGTGAAATTACAAAGAGCGTGAATATTCCCACAATCGGAATTGGTGCCGGAAGATATACTACCGGTCAAGTGCTTGTTTGGAGCGATATGCTCGGATTTTTTGAAGATTTCAAACCTAAATTCGTCCGTCGCTATCTAAACGGCGCCGAGCTTGTCAGGGAAGCCGTTAAAAAATACGTCCAAGACGTAGAAACCGGAAAATTCCCTGGTGAAGAGGAGATTTATTAA
- the nhaA gene encoding Na+/H+ antiporter NhaA: protein MKMIKDFFHKETSVGILLIISTIIALILANTPLKTFYTKFLDIPLGVVFGGLEIQKPLILWVNDGLMAIFFFLVGLEIKREVLEGALSSVSKITLPAIAALGGMIMPAVIYTLINYGDPIAMKGWAIPTATDIAFALGVLALLGNRVHPALKIFLMALAIIDDLGAIIIIALFYTKGLSLVSLAVAAAAIFGLLILNLLNVSKKMPYILLGIILWVSVLKSGVHATLAGVVLAKFIPIKEINGKSMLKELEHELHSFVNFFVLPLFAFVNAGIDLRDLSLNKLFSGAPLGIMLGLFLGKQIGVFGFSWIAMKLKIAKMPDGVNLKMFYGVSVLTGIGFTMSLFIDSLAFGDATLFKFADKLAILLGSLISGIVGYLILRKT, encoded by the coding sequence ATGAAAATGATTAAGGATTTTTTCCATAAAGAGACGAGTGTCGGGATACTGCTTATTATTTCGACGATAATCGCTCTGATTTTGGCAAACACGCCGCTAAAGACCTTTTATACTAAGTTTTTGGATATTCCTTTGGGTGTTGTTTTCGGAGGACTTGAGATACAAAAGCCTTTGATTTTGTGGGTGAATGACGGGCTTATGGCTATATTTTTCTTTCTTGTGGGACTTGAGATAAAAAGAGAAGTCTTAGAAGGAGCGCTCTCTTCCGTTTCAAAAATCACACTTCCCGCAATTGCCGCGCTTGGCGGTATGATAATGCCGGCTGTTATTTATACGCTAATAAATTACGGGGACCCGATAGCAATGAAAGGTTGGGCGATACCTACTGCTACGGATATAGCTTTCGCACTTGGAGTATTGGCGCTTCTTGGAAATAGGGTTCATCCGGCTTTGAAAATATTTTTAATGGCTCTTGCGATAATCGATGACTTGGGTGCTATTATTATCATCGCTCTTTTTTACACAAAAGGTTTATCGCTCGTATCTTTAGCGGTAGCCGCGGCAGCAATTTTCGGGCTTTTGATATTGAATCTTTTAAACGTCAGTAAAAAAATGCCTTATATTTTGCTTGGAATTATTCTTTGGGTGAGCGTTTTAAAATCGGGAGTTCACGCAACGCTTGCCGGGGTGGTTCTTGCTAAGTTTATTCCTATTAAAGAAATTAACGGAAAATCGATGTTAAAAGAGCTCGAACACGAGCTTCATTCTTTTGTAAACTTTTTCGTTTTACCGCTTTTTGCTTTTGTAAATGCGGGTATCGATTTGAGGGATTTGTCTTTAAACAAATTATTTAGCGGAGCGCCTCTTGGGATAATGCTCGGACTTTTCCTTGGAAAACAGATAGGAGTTTTCGGCTTTTCGTGGATAGCAATGAAACTAAAAATCGCGAAAATGCCCGATGGGGTAAATTTAAAGATGTTTTATGGTGTAAGTGTTTTGACTGGTATCGGGTTTACTATGAGTTTGTTTATCGACTCTTTGGCGTTCGGAGACGCTACACTATTTAAATTCGCCGATAAACTCGCTATTTTATTAGGCTCGTTAATTTCAGGAATCGTCGGATATTTGATACTGAGAAAAACCTAA
- a CDS encoding Uma2 family endonuclease, which yields MAIEYLEHYTYKDYEKWEGDWELINGYPYAMSPFALPSHQRISGKIFRELDESLDNCSECFALIESEVKFSEDTVVRPDVLVKCGEIDDITLTPEIIFEVVSENSIRRDEIVKFDLYKKEGVKYYGLVYPNEKRVKIYKLINGEYIKISDLRDGIFKTDDLTCDIKVDFSKVWL from the coding sequence ATGGCGATTGAATATTTGGAACATTATACTTATAAAGATTATGAAAAATGGGAAGGTGATTGGGAATTAATAAACGGATATCCTTATGCGATGAGCCCTTTTGCTCTTCCTTCTCACCAGCGAATAAGCGGTAAGATATTTAGAGAGCTTGATGAAAGCTTGGATAATTGTAGTGAATGCTTTGCACTTATAGAGAGTGAAGTGAAGTTTAGCGAAGATACGGTAGTAAGACCTGACGTATTGGTGAAATGCGGTGAAATAGACGATATAACACTTACACCGGAGATTATTTTCGAAGTAGTAAGTGAAAACAGTATAAGAAGAGACGAAATAGTAAAATTCGATTTGTATAAAAAAGAGGGTGTAAAATATTACGGATTGGTCTATCCTAACGAAAAAAGAGTCAAAATCTATAAACTGATTAACGGAGAATATATTAAGATTTCCGATTTGAGAGATGGAATTTTCAAAACCGATGATTTAACATGTGATATAAAAGTTGATTTTTCAAAGGTGTGGTTATGA
- a CDS encoding AAA family ATPase — protein sequence MKFLFENWNIKKGLKIKKLFINNYKVLKNFEIDFCDKNNNPLPIIVLAGINGSGKTAVLESIYGIKKIGGIRLETILDNEKKVFNSNTSALAIGGEGIKQFWYNDEIKGKIHYFSYQSSLRDIKNFLPEYIQKLVFEYDIKASEVYKKIRENINDIFDSLNINIEFDSRDGKGNLFFKHKITGEKFLIDELSSGERTLISEVLYLYLSNIKNMVILIDEPELSLHPKWQSKILKLYEDYAIKNNCQIILATHSPLIIGSAKSEYLRVLNFEKNKVVVKKFNRSYGLEFNKILLEIMGINNLRTEEVEKDFNKLREYILMKNWEKYKQLYNKMYSYLGEDVDLKLLNMQARLKGFND from the coding sequence ATGAAATTTTTATTTGAAAACTGGAATATAAAAAAAGGTCTTAAAATTAAAAAACTTTTTATAAATAATTATAAAGTTTTAAAAAATTTTGAAATAGACTTTTGTGATAAAAATAATAATCCTTTACCTATTATTGTATTAGCTGGAATTAATGGAAGTGGGAAGACTGCTGTATTAGAGTCAATATATGGAATTAAGAAAATTGGTGGAATTAGATTAGAAACTATATTGGACAATGAAAAAAAAGTATTTAATTCAAATACTTCAGCTTTAGCAATTGGTGGGGAAGGCATTAAACAATTTTGGTATAACGATGAAATAAAAGGAAAAATACATTATTTTTCTTATCAAAGTAGCTTAAGAGATATAAAAAATTTTTTACCAGAATATATTCAAAAGCTTGTGTTTGAATATGATATTAAGGCAAGTGAAGTATATAAAAAAATACGTGAAAATATAAATGATATTTTTGATAGTTTAAATATTAATATTGAATTTGATAGTAGAGATGGTAAAGGTAATTTGTTTTTTAAACATAAAATAACCGGGGAAAAGTTTTTAATAGACGAATTGTCAAGTGGAGAAAGAACTTTGATTTCTGAGGTATTATATTTATATCTAAGTAATATTAAGAATATGGTGATTTTAATTGATGAACCAGAATTGTCTTTACATCCGAAATGGCAGAGTAAAATTTTAAAGCTTTATGAAGATTATGCAATAAAAAATAATTGTCAGATAATTTTGGCAACTCATTCTCCTTTAATTATTGGAAGTGCAAAAAGTGAGTATTTAAGAGTTTTAAATTTTGAAAAAAATAAAGTTGTTGTTAAAAAGTTCAATAGAAGTTATGGGCTTGAATTTAATAAAATTTTGTTAGAGATTATGGGAATAAATAATTTAAGAACTGAGGAAGTAGAGAAAGATTTCAATAAATTAAGAGAATATATTTTAATGAAAAATTGGGAAAAATATAAACAATTATATAATAAAATGTATAGTTATTTAGGTGAAGATGTAGATTTAAAGTTATTGAATATGCAAGCAAGATTAAAGGGTTTTAATGATTAA
- the ruvB gene encoding Holliday junction branch migration DNA helicase RuvB: protein MRIVEIEKVSFEEGYEKSLRPQNLDEYIGQEQIKKNLKVFIEAAKKRGESLDHMLFFGPPGLGKTTLANIIASEMNANLKTIAAPMLEKSGDLAAILTNLEEGDILFIDEIHRLKASIEEVLYSAMEDFRLDIVIGSGPAAQTIKIDVAKFTLIGATTRAGMLSNPLRDRFGMSFRLNFYNVEELALIIKLASKKLGFTIEDDAANEIAMRSRGTPRIALRLLKRVRDFAEVEGKKTIDKKIAKYALDELGINEHGFDELDIRFLTLLADAKKPLGLSTIAAALSEDEDTIEEVIEPFLIANGYIEKTPKGRIATRKTYEILRFTPSTLF, encoded by the coding sequence TTGAGAATAGTCGAAATTGAAAAAGTTAGTTTTGAAGAAGGGTATGAGAAGTCGCTAAGACCTCAAAATCTTGATGAGTATATAGGTCAGGAGCAGATAAAAAAGAATCTGAAAGTTTTTATCGAAGCGGCTAAAAAAAGAGGGGAGAGTCTTGACCATATGCTCTTTTTCGGGCCTCCGGGGCTTGGGAAAACCACACTTGCCAATATCATAGCAAGCGAAATGAACGCAAACCTGAAAACAATAGCGGCTCCTATGCTTGAGAAAAGCGGGGATTTGGCCGCTATTTTGACGAATTTGGAAGAGGGTGATATTTTGTTTATTGATGAAATTCACAGATTAAAAGCGAGCATTGAAGAAGTGCTTTATTCTGCGATGGAGGATTTTAGGCTCGATATCGTAATAGGCAGCGGACCGGCGGCTCAGACTATAAAAATAGACGTAGCAAAATTTACGCTTATCGGTGCAACCACAAGAGCCGGAATGCTTTCCAATCCTCTTCGTGACAGATTCGGAATGAGTTTTAGGCTTAATTTTTATAATGTAGAAGAACTTGCTCTTATTATTAAGCTTGCAAGTAAAAAGTTGGGATTTACTATCGAAGATGACGCGGCAAACGAAATAGCTATGCGCTCTCGCGGAACTCCGAGAATCGCTCTTAGACTTCTTAAAAGAGTCAGGGATTTTGCGGAAGTAGAGGGCAAAAAAACGATAGACAAAAAAATAGCCAAATATGCGCTTGACGAACTCGGAATAAACGAACACGGTTTTGACGAGCTTGATATTAGATTTTTAACTTTACTTGCGGATGCGAAAAAACCGCTCGGATTATCGACAATCGCCGCTGCTCTAAGCGAAGACGAAGATACGATTGAGGAGGTTATCGAGCCGTTTTTGATTGCCAACGGATACATTGAAAAAACACCAAAAGGTAGAATCGCCACAAGAAAAACGTATGAAATATTAAGGTTTACGCCGAGTACTCTATTTTAA
- a CDS encoding SDR family NAD(P)-dependent oxidoreductase — protein MNFLENKIALITGASSGIGAATAKKLSEYGVNLILTGRDENKLQQLKNSLQTQTLTFAFDIRNKKEVEKFVNEILSITHIDILVNNAGLALGLEPIDEGDIEDWETMIDTNIKGVLYITKPIFKHMKERNEGHIVNLGSVAGKTAYPGGNVYCATKAALHSLSESLNIDAFGTNIKVSTIAPGAVETEFSNVRFKGDKQKAKKVYEGYVPLSAEDIADTIVCVLNTPPHVNIQYVDIMPTNQRNPYMLYRDS, from the coding sequence ATGAACTTTTTGGAAAATAAAATAGCGCTTATTACGGGCGCAAGCTCGGGCATAGGCGCTGCAACAGCAAAAAAACTCAGCGAATACGGCGTAAATTTGATTCTAACAGGAAGAGATGAAAATAAACTGCAACAACTCAAAAATTCTCTTCAAACCCAAACATTGACATTTGCATTCGATATCAGAAATAAAAAAGAAGTTGAAAAATTCGTAAATGAAATCTTATCAATCACCCATATCGACATTCTCGTTAATAACGCAGGGCTTGCTTTAGGGCTTGAGCCTATTGATGAGGGAGATATAGAAGATTGGGAGACGATGATAGATACGAATATAAAAGGAGTACTTTACATTACAAAACCGATTTTCAAACATATGAAAGAAAGAAATGAAGGTCATATCGTAAATTTAGGCTCTGTCGCCGGCAAAACGGCTTATCCGGGAGGAAATGTATATTGCGCTACAAAAGCGGCTCTTCACTCTCTTAGTGAGAGTCTCAATATCGACGCTTTCGGGACGAATATAAAAGTCAGCACCATTGCACCCGGCGCTGTTGAGACGGAGTTTTCAAACGTAAGATTTAAAGGGGATAAACAAAAAGCTAAAAAAGTCTATGAAGGATACGTGCCTCTAAGTGCGGAAGATATCGCCGATACTATCGTTTGCGTTTTAAACACTCCTCCGCACGTAAATATTCAATATGTCGATATTATGCCTACAAACCAAAGAAATCCTTATATGCTATATAGGGATTCTTAG
- a CDS encoding retron system putative HNH endonuclease has protein sequence MIKIKKEEPDFFKKAKRKVKSPNISKAWEDENIKQIKSQLREYIISEQKFLCAYCERKLENLTNLSIDHFKKRNLFPDLTLDYNNLFVSCDSATHCERHKDSFSINKEEFKYLIHPVFNNPEYFFEYDLTGHILPKDDLSEFNKKKADFTIKAFNLNDKSLIEDRKKLIEGLIYTLEVFNKIEDYIDYGIDFYFSLLNWLLNNKRRIIENSRN, from the coding sequence ATGATTAAAATTAAGAAAGAAGAGCCAGATTTTTTTAAAAAAGCGAAAAGAAAAGTTAAGAGTCCTAATATTAGTAAAGCTTGGGAAGATGAAAATATTAAACAAATAAAATCACAATTAAGAGAGTATATTATTTCTGAACAAAAATTTTTATGTGCTTATTGTGAAAGAAAATTAGAAAATTTAACAAATTTATCCATAGATCATTTTAAAAAAAGGAATTTGTTTCCAGATTTAACATTAGATTATAACAATTTATTTGTATCTTGTGATAGTGCGACACATTGTGAAAGACATAAAGATTCTTTTTCAATTAATAAAGAAGAATTTAAGTATTTAATTCATCCAGTATTTAATAATCCTGAGTATTTTTTTGAATATGATTTGACTGGACATATTTTACCAAAAGATGATTTAAGTGAATTTAATAAAAAAAAAGCTGATTTTACAATAAAAGCATTTAATCTCAACGATAAATCATTAATAGAAGATAGAAAAAAATTAATTGAAGGTTTAATTTATACTTTGGAAGTTTTTAATAAAATAGAAGATTATATAGATTATGGAATCGATTTTTATTTTAGTTTATTAAATTGGTTGTTAAATAATAAAAGGAGAATAATTGAGAATAGTCGAAATTGA